Proteins co-encoded in one Methylobacterium sp. WL1 genomic window:
- a CDS encoding class I SAM-dependent methyltransferase, with translation MRHAVYGLPPVDLAEVPGDAVQLSPLIPGSARLEDLSEGSLDAATVLAPPGTIERRYVLAHTLRALVPGGRMMALAPKDRGGARLAKELAAFECQAADEPRRHHRICTLVRPPEPTGLAAAIDEGGPRHVDNLALCTQPGIFSWDRLDPGTALLLANLPAMKGRGADLGCGLGILSRVILGSPAVTALTLVEVDRRAVDMAHRNVADPRATIVWADIRAGGTVPGSLDFVVMNPPFHDGGTEDQALGRTFIARAAEALRKGGTLWLVANAHLPYETALGAAFRDVAVTVQAGGYRVYEARR, from the coding sequence CCCCCCTGATCCCCGGCTCTGCCCGGCTCGAAGATCTGTCCGAGGGCAGCCTCGACGCCGCGACCGTGCTGGCACCGCCCGGCACTATCGAGCGGCGCTACGTCCTCGCCCATACGTTGCGGGCCCTCGTGCCCGGCGGCCGGATGATGGCGCTCGCCCCGAAGGACCGGGGTGGTGCCCGGCTGGCCAAGGAGTTGGCCGCCTTCGAATGCCAAGCGGCCGACGAGCCGCGCCGCCACCACCGGATCTGCACGCTGGTGCGGCCGCCGGAACCGACCGGGCTCGCGGCCGCGATCGACGAGGGCGGGCCGCGCCACGTCGACAACCTGGCCTTGTGCACGCAGCCGGGCATCTTCTCCTGGGATCGGCTCGATCCCGGCACGGCGCTGCTCCTGGCCAACCTTCCGGCGATGAAGGGACGGGGCGCCGATCTCGGCTGCGGCCTCGGGATCCTGTCCCGGGTAATCCTGGGTTCGCCCGCCGTCACGGCGCTGACGCTGGTCGAGGTCGATCGCCGCGCCGTAGACATGGCGCATCGCAACGTCGCCGACCCGCGCGCCACGATCGTCTGGGCCGACATCCGGGCGGGCGGCACGGTACCGGGGAGCCTCGATTTCGTCGTCATGAATCCGCCGTTCCACGATGGCGGCACCGAGGACCAGGCGCTCGGCCGGACGTTCATCGCCCGGGCCGCCGAGGCGTTGCGGAAGGGCGGCACGCTGTGGCTCGTGGCCAACGCGCACCTCCCGTACGAGACCGCCCTAGGGGCGGCCTTCCGCGACGTCGCGGTCACGGTGCAGGCCGGCGGCTACCGGGTCTACGAGGCGCGCCGATGA
- a CDS encoding pseudouridine synthase: protein MMATKSVRLDKLLANLGYGSRREIQNLARGGAILLDGAEVADAGDRIALDPDLPQRLTIDRAPVDPLPGLCLMLHKPLGVTCSHKEAGPLVYGLLPERWRRRDPPLSTVGRLDKETSGLLLLTDDGALLHRIIAPKANVAKRYRVTLDRPLDGTEAATFASGTLMLEGEDRPLLPVQLEQEDPAHCAVTLTEGRYHQVRRMFAAIGNHVVALHRDRIGGLDLPTDLPAGGYRVMNEPDVARVFAAP, encoded by the coding sequence ATGATGGCGACGAAGTCCGTCCGGCTCGACAAGCTGCTCGCCAACCTCGGCTACGGATCGCGCCGCGAGATCCAGAATCTGGCGCGGGGCGGCGCGATCCTGCTGGACGGCGCGGAGGTGGCGGATGCCGGTGACCGGATCGCCCTCGATCCGGACCTCCCGCAGCGGCTGACCATCGACCGCGCACCGGTCGATCCGTTGCCGGGGCTGTGCCTGATGCTGCACAAACCGCTGGGCGTGACCTGCTCGCACAAGGAGGCCGGCCCGCTGGTCTACGGGCTGCTGCCGGAGCGCTGGCGGCGGCGCGACCCGCCGCTCTCGACGGTGGGGCGCCTCGACAAGGAGACCTCGGGCCTGCTGCTGCTCACCGATGACGGCGCATTGCTGCATCGGATCATCGCCCCCAAGGCGAACGTGGCGAAGCGCTACCGGGTCACCCTGGACCGGCCACTCGACGGGACCGAAGCGGCCACCTTCGCGTCCGGCACGCTGATGCTGGAGGGTGAGGACCGGCCGTTGCTGCCGGTGCAGTTGGAGCAGGAAGATCCGGCCCACTGCGCGGTCACGCTGACCGAGGGCCGTTACCACCAAGTCCGCCGAATGTTCGCGGCGATCGGCAACCATGTCGTGGCGCTGCATCGGGACCGAATCGGGGGGCTCGACCTGCCGACCGACCTTCCGGCCGGGGGGTATCGGGTGATGAACGAGCCCGATGTTGCGAGGGTGTTTGCCGCCCCTTGA
- a CDS encoding 30S ribosomal protein S2: protein MAVDFSMRQLLEAGAHFGHQSHRWNPKMQPYIFGTRNNIHIIDLAQTVPALHTALQAVSDTVAKGGRVLFVGTKRQAADTIADAAKRSAQYYVNSRWLGGMLTNWKTISGSISRLRKVTETLETGGPGLTKKERLMLSREKDKLEKALGGIKDMGGVPDLLFVIDTNKEQLAIKEANRLGIPVAAIVDTNCNPDGITHIVPANDDAGRAIALYCDLIAKAAIDGISRAQGSSGVDLGASEEPQAEELPANDAAAVSVESDALDPADVAMLAETTEHFELLAAPRGAPDDLTKLHGAGPQIVQKLNDAGIYHYWQIAAMTPEEVAKVDSDLKLNGRIDRDSWVSQARGFVEAAAAV, encoded by the coding sequence ATGGCCGTCGATTTTTCTATGCGTCAGCTGCTCGAGGCGGGCGCCCATTTCGGTCACCAGTCGCACCGCTGGAACCCGAAGATGCAGCCGTACATTTTCGGCACCCGCAACAACATCCACATCATCGACCTGGCCCAGACCGTCCCGGCGCTGCACACCGCGCTTCAGGCGGTGAGCGACACCGTGGCCAAGGGCGGCCGGGTGCTGTTCGTCGGCACCAAGCGCCAGGCCGCCGACACGATCGCGGACGCCGCCAAGCGCTCGGCCCAGTATTATGTGAACTCCCGCTGGCTGGGCGGCATGCTCACCAACTGGAAGACCATCTCGGGCTCGATCTCGCGCCTGCGCAAGGTCACCGAGACGCTCGAGACCGGCGGCCCGGGCCTGACCAAGAAGGAGCGCCTGATGCTGTCCCGTGAGAAGGACAAGCTGGAGAAGGCACTGGGCGGCATCAAGGACATGGGCGGCGTGCCGGACCTGCTGTTCGTGATCGACACCAACAAGGAGCAGCTGGCGATCAAGGAGGCCAACCGCCTCGGGATCCCGGTGGCCGCGATCGTCGACACCAATTGCAACCCGGACGGCATCACCCACATCGTTCCGGCCAACGACGACGCCGGCCGCGCCATCGCGCTTTACTGCGACCTGATCGCGAAGGCCGCCATCGACGGCATCTCGCGGGCCCAAGGGTCGTCGGGCGTCGATCTGGGCGCCTCCGAGGAGCCGCAGGCCGAGGAGCTGCCGGCCAACGACGCCGCCGCCGTCTCGGTCGAGTCCGACGCGCTCGATCCGGCCGACGTGGCGATGCTCGCCGAGACCACCGAGCATTTCGAGCTGCTCGCCGCCCCGCGCGGCGCGCCGGACGACCTGACCAAGCTCCACGGCGCCGGTCCGCAGATCGTCCAGAAGCTCAACGATGCCGGCATCTACCACTACTGGCAGATCGCCGCGATGACGCCCGAGGAGGTCGCCAAGGTTGATTCCGACCTGAAGCTCAACGGCCGCATCGACCGCGACTCGTGGGTCTCGCAGGCTCGCGGCTTCGTCGAGGCCGCCGCCGCGGTGTAA
- the tsf gene encoding translation elongation factor Ts, producing MANITAAMVKELREKTGAGMMDCKGALNETQGDIEAAIDWLRKKGLAKAAKKAGRVAAEGLVAVESAGHHAAIVEVNSETDFVARNDAFQAFAREAAKIALNTDGTLEGLQAAHFPGATETVSEKLQSLIATIGENMNLRRVAKLEIKKGVIASYVHSQVSDGLGKIGVLVALESEGDVEALSALGRQIAMHVAATNPVALDASGVDAATLERESNILREKNAGKPDHVLAKIVESGLKSYYKEVTLLEQPFVHDGSKTVSQVLKEAAGKVGGAVALTGFVRYALGEGIEKEEGPDFATEVAQQAGRA from the coding sequence ATGGCCAACATCACCGCCGCGATGGTGAAGGAGCTCCGGGAGAAGACCGGCGCGGGCATGATGGACTGCAAGGGCGCGCTCAACGAGACGCAGGGCGACATCGAGGCGGCCATCGACTGGCTGCGCAAGAAGGGCCTCGCCAAGGCCGCGAAGAAGGCCGGCCGCGTCGCCGCCGAGGGCCTGGTCGCCGTGGAATCCGCCGGCCATCACGCTGCGATCGTCGAGGTCAATTCCGAGACCGACTTCGTCGCCCGCAACGACGCCTTCCAGGCCTTCGCCCGCGAAGCCGCCAAGATCGCCCTCAACACCGACGGCACGCTGGAGGGTCTCCAGGCCGCCCATTTCCCGGGCGCCACTGAGACCGTCTCGGAGAAGCTGCAGAGCCTGATCGCCACAATCGGCGAGAATATGAACCTGCGGCGGGTCGCCAAGCTCGAGATCAAGAAGGGCGTGATCGCCTCCTACGTCCACAGCCAGGTCTCCGACGGCCTCGGCAAGATCGGCGTGCTGGTGGCGCTCGAGTCCGAGGGTGACGTCGAGGCCCTGTCGGCGCTCGGCCGCCAGATTGCCATGCACGTCGCCGCCACCAACCCGGTGGCGCTGGACGCGTCGGGCGTCGACGCCGCAACCCTGGAGCGCGAGTCGAACATCCTGCGCGAGAAGAACGCCGGCAAGCCGGATCACGTGCTCGCCAAGATCGTCGAGAGCGGCCTCAAGAGCTACTACAAGGAGGTCACCCTCCTGGAGCAGCCCTTCGTGCACGACGGCTCGAAGACGGTCAGCCAGGTGCTCAAGGAAGCCGCCGGCAAGGTCGGCGGCGCCGTCGCCCTGACCGGCTTCGTCCGCTACGCCCTGGGCGAAGGCATCGAGAAGGAAGAGGGCCCGGACTTCGCCACCGAAGTCGCCCAGCAGGCCGGCCGCGCCTGA
- a CDS encoding nuclear transport factor 2 family protein gives MPDGTTALKPNEPDYDRLLRANLERVFNERDSAKRDHALDELFVADPVMYEPADVVRGRAAISAVAGKLLEEFGSNFRFVPDGAATGHHGFGVLRWHAGPQDGPVTLNGSDVAEIVEGRITRLWVMLDPPTK, from the coding sequence GTGCCGGACGGAACGACTGCATTGAAGCCAAATGAACCGGACTACGACCGCCTACTTCGGGCGAACCTCGAACGGGTGTTCAACGAACGCGACAGCGCCAAGCGTGATCACGCGTTGGATGAACTCTTCGTTGCCGATCCGGTCATGTATGAACCGGCCGACGTCGTCAGGGGACGCGCCGCAATTTCCGCCGTCGCCGGCAAGCTCCTCGAGGAGTTCGGGTCAAACTTCCGCTTCGTGCCTGATGGCGCTGCGACCGGGCATCACGGGTTCGGCGTTCTGCGCTGGCATGCCGGCCCACAGGATGGCCCGGTCACCCTCAACGGCTCAGACGTTGCGGAAATCGTCGAGGGTCGGATTACGCGCCTTTGGGTGATGCTGGACCCGCCGACAAAGTAG
- a CDS encoding metallophosphoesterase, with protein MRRISHISDLHFGRTDPAVAEALINELNADAPDLIVASGDFTMAARPSEFAQARAFLHRLKTPWIGVPGNHDISPFRLVQRFVSPFTRYRRAIAAETEPCFEDAEIGVVCLNTARRWAPEPNWSHGVIRRSQLARAEARLCAMPDQLFKIVVGHHPFLPPPWDPGTRTVGHADRALALFRRCGVGLTLAGHLHRHYARYAEGGGSVPDTLDRTLVPARPGRLLTIQAGSATSTRLRGNEPNSYNRIIVAEGCATVRVRVWDGGAWIDLAPA; from the coding sequence GTGAGACGGATCAGTCACATCTCCGACCTGCATTTCGGCCGTACCGACCCGGCCGTGGCGGAGGCCCTGATCAACGAGCTGAACGCCGATGCGCCGGACCTGATCGTAGCGTCTGGCGACTTCACCATGGCTGCACGGCCGTCGGAATTCGCGCAGGCCCGCGCCTTCCTCCATCGCCTGAAGACGCCTTGGATCGGGGTGCCGGGCAACCACGACATCTCGCCGTTCCGGCTGGTCCAGCGCTTCGTGTCCCCGTTCACGCGCTATCGGCGCGCCATCGCGGCCGAGACCGAGCCGTGCTTTGAGGACGCCGAGATCGGGGTCGTCTGCCTCAACACCGCACGGCGCTGGGCGCCGGAGCCGAATTGGTCGCACGGCGTGATCCGCCGCAGCCAGCTCGCCCGAGCGGAGGCCCGTCTCTGTGCGATGCCCGACCAGCTGTTCAAGATCGTGGTCGGCCACCACCCGTTCCTGCCGCCGCCCTGGGACCCGGGAACGCGCACGGTCGGGCACGCCGACCGGGCCTTGGCCTTGTTCCGCCGGTGCGGCGTGGGGCTGACGCTCGCCGGCCACCTGCATCGGCACTATGCGCGCTACGCGGAAGGAGGGGGATCAGTCCCCGATACGCTCGACCGGACTCTGGTCCCAGCACGCCCGGGGCGGCTGCTGACCATTCAGGCCGGCTCGGCGACCTCGACGCGCCTGCGGGGCAACGAGCCCAATTCCTATAATCGCATCATCGTCGCGGAGGGCTGCGCCACCGTCCGGGTCCGGGTCTGGGACGGGGGCGCCTGGATCGATCTAGCGCCGGCATGA